GAGGTCGTCGTCGGCATCATGTGGCGGCTGGTCTACCACCAGGACGCCGGCATCCTCAACGAGACGCTGAGCCGGCTCCACCTCATCGACGAGAACGTCGACTGGCTCACCAGCCTCTCCCTGGCCCTGCCCGCCGTCATCGCCGTCGGCGTCTGGGCCGGCATGCCGCAGACCACCGTCGTCCTCCTCGCCGGGCTGCAGAACGTCCCGTACGAGCTGAAGGAGGCCGCGGCCCTCGACGGCGCCGGTGTCCGGCGCCGCTTCACGGCGGTCACCTGGCCCGCGATCAAGCCGGTGGTCATCGCCATCACCGCGCTCAACTTCATCTGGAACTTCAACTCCTTCAGCCTGGTCTTCGTGCTCACCCAGGGCGGGCCGGGCGGCGAGACCCGGCTGCCGATGCTCTTCGCGTACGAAGAGGCCTTCGCCTACGGCCAGTACGGCTACGCCGCCGCGATGGGGCTGGCGATGATCGCGGTCATCGCGGTGTTCCTCACCCTGTTCCTCCGCAAGCGACTGAAGGAGGAGGCAAGCTGATGAGCAGCCTCACGGGTCTGCGCACCAAGCGCGCCGCCGGCCGCGCCGGGCAGTACCTCGCCCTGCTGGCCTACCTGGTCTTCCTCGCCTTCCCGCTGGTGTGGCTCGTCTCCACGGCCTTCAAGTCGCCGCAGGAGCTGGGGAAGATCGATCCCACCTGGATCCCCCGGGAACCCACCCTGGAGAACTTCCGCGCCGCCTTCGACGCCCAGCCGCTGCTGCGGTCCGCCGCCAACAGCCTCCTCGTCGCCGGCAGCGCCGCCCTCATCGCGGTGGCCCTCGCGGTGCCCGCCGCGTACGCGATGGTCCGGCACCGCTCGAAGGTCACCACGGCCGCCACCGGCTGGATCCTGGTCAGCCAGATGTTCCCGTTCGTGCTCATCATCATCCCGCTGTTCATGCTCCTCAAGGAAGCGCGGATGATCGATTCGCTGCCGGGGCTGATCCTCGTCTACGTCGTGTGGAACCTGCCCTTCTCGCTCTGGATGCTCCAGGGCTACGTCAAGGCGGTGCCCGTCTCCCTGGAGGAGGCCGCCGCCGTGGACGGCGCGGGCCGGCTGCGCACCCTCGTCAGCGTCGTGCTCCCGCTGCTCACCCCCGGCCTGGTGGCGACGCTGATGTTCTCCTTCGTCACCGCATGGAACGAGTTCTTCTTCGCCCTCGTGCTGCTCAAGTCCCCGGAGAATCAGACGATGTCGGTCATCCTCACCCAGTTCCTGGGGGCCGAGGGCGTCGTGGACCTCGGTCCGCTCGCCGCGGCCGCGACCCTCGCCACCATCCCCAGCCTGCTCTTCTTCGCGCTCCTCCAGCGCCGGCTGGTCAGCGGGATGCTCGCCGGGGCGGTGAAGGGATGAGGCCCGCCGTGCGCATCCGGCACGCCGCCACCGCGGCCGGCGCCGCCGCCCTGAGCCTGGCGCTGCTCGCGG
The Streptomyces sp. CNQ-509 DNA segment above includes these coding regions:
- a CDS encoding carbohydrate ABC transporter permease, giving the protein MSVAAPPPPKAAGRGTPPPRTPRARKAALGLDGGTWFLLLPALLPILVLSVGPLLYGASLAFTDAQAGRTEPTEFIGLTNLADLRHDTLFWDSFRIGLIWAVCVTTLQLVLALGLALLLNQNLRFRWFARTLALVPWAMPEVVVGIMWRLVYHQDAGILNETLSRLHLIDENVDWLTSLSLALPAVIAVGVWAGMPQTTVVLLAGLQNVPYELKEAAALDGAGVRRRFTAVTWPAIKPVVIAITALNFIWNFNSFSLVFVLTQGGPGGETRLPMLFAYEEAFAYGQYGYAAAMGLAMIAVIAVFLTLFLRKRLKEEAS
- a CDS encoding carbohydrate ABC transporter permease, with amino-acid sequence MSSLTGLRTKRAAGRAGQYLALLAYLVFLAFPLVWLVSTAFKSPQELGKIDPTWIPREPTLENFRAAFDAQPLLRSAANSLLVAGSAALIAVALAVPAAYAMVRHRSKVTTAATGWILVSQMFPFVLIIIPLFMLLKEARMIDSLPGLILVYVVWNLPFSLWMLQGYVKAVPVSLEEAAAVDGAGRLRTLVSVVLPLLTPGLVATLMFSFVTAWNEFFFALVLLKSPENQTMSVILTQFLGAEGVVDLGPLAAAATLATIPSLLFFALLQRRLVSGMLAGAVKG